ATCCCCTAAACCTGACCCACGAAACCCCAGGGTTCATAGCGATAAACAAGTTCGCCAGATCGCTCAGAGCATCGAGTCGTTTGGATTCAACGTCCCGCTCCTGATCGATGATCAGCAGATGGTGATAGCGGGCCATGGCCGACTCCTGCCCGCACGCAGACTCGGACGGGAAACCGTGCCGGCCATTCGATTGAGTCACCTCACCAAGTCGCAACGCACAGCTTTTCTGATCGCCGACAACCGCTTGACTGAGAACTCCTCCTGGGATGAGCGGAACTGTTACTGAATATCTCGCCAAAGAAGGTCTAGATCACGGTAAGGTCGGTTCTTGGCCAGCTTGGCATCTTGT
This Tunturibacter gelidoferens DNA region includes the following protein-coding sequences:
- a CDS encoding ParB/Srx family N-terminal domain-containing protein, with translation MQSSIAQLEVTYLRTTSPKPDPRNPRVHSDKQVRQIAQSIESFGFNVPLLIDDQQMVIAGHGRLLPARRLGRETVPAIRLSHLTKSQRTAFLIADNRLTENSSWDERNCY